The proteins below come from a single Triticum aestivum cultivar Chinese Spring chromosome 5D, IWGSC CS RefSeq v2.1, whole genome shotgun sequence genomic window:
- the LOC123121559 gene encoding uncharacterized protein, with translation MAATTAAAAAATAAHLLTSPPLASPRPVPRRHRRTEAAARNLSCRASLGPDAPLPALAAPRPSPARGRTYLREHSCLLFPPPRGARPLAVVKFLGGAFIGAAPEATYGYLLELLAQEGFLVVCVPYNVTFDHAAAAREVFERFHGCYDALRASGLPEAGLGALDIAGLPLYSVGHSNGALLQLLVGSYFSEKIPKANAIVSFNNRPASEAVPYFEQIGPLINQLTPMMETSPVYSVARDASGNAWKALFDLAGGLIREYDQEAMVSVSKFVDQLPSVMNQVTEGVSEFKPTPPENREFCKNSYSVANTLLVKFSVDAIDDTDIIEDILRPRVDSIGGQIKKVVLSGTHLTPCIQDVKWQVGSEYTPADALAQGLKSLALNETRVLSRTIVDYFRSL, from the exons ATGgctgcgacgacggcggcggcggcggctgctactGCGGCTCACCTCCTCACCTCCCCACCTCTCGCGTCTCCACGGCCCGTACCTCGCCGTCACCGCCGCACCGAGGCCGCCGCCAGGAACCTCTCCTGCCGCGCGTCGCTGGGCCCCGACGCCCCCCTACCCGCGCTCGCCGCCCCCAGGCCGTCGCCCGCTCGGGGGAGGACGTACCTGCGGGAGCACTCCTGCCTCCTCTTCCCGCCCCCGCGCGGCGCCCGCCCGCTCGCCGTCGTCAAGTTCCTCGGCGGCGCCTTCATCGGCGCCGCCCCCGAGGCCACCTACGG CTACCTGCTGGAGCTCCTGGCGCAGGAGGGGTTCCTCGTGGTGTGCGTCCCGTACAACGTCACCTTCGACCACGCGGCCGCCGCGCGGGAGGTCTTCGAGAGGTTCCACGGCTGCTACGACGCGCTCCGAGCGTCGGGCCTGCCGGAGGCCGGGCTAGGCGCCCTGGACATCGCGGGGCTCCCGCTCTACTCCGTTGGTCACAG TAATGGCGCGCTGCTTCAGCTGTTGGTTGGGAGCTACTTCTCAGAAAAGATACCAAAG GCTAATGCCATTGTCTCATTCAACAATAGGCCCGCTTCAGAGGCTGTTCCTTACTTTGAGCAG ATAGGCCCCCTCATTAATCAACTAACGCCTATGATGGAGACATCACCTGTATACTCTGTGGCAAGAGATGCATCAG GGAATGCGTGGAAGGCCCTATTTGATTTAGCTGGAGGTTTGATACGGGAGTACGATCAAGAAGCTATGGTATCTGTAAGCAAATTTGTCGATCAGTTACCATCAGTAATGAATCAG GTTACAGAAGGTGTATCTGAATTCAAACCAACACCACCTGAGAACCGTGAATTCTGCAAGAATTCTTACAGTGTAGCTAATACATTATTG GTGAAATTCAGCGTTGATGCTATTGATGATACAGACATAATTGAGGACATCTTGAGACCCCGGGTAGACTCAATTGGTGGACAAATAAAGAAGGTCGTACTGTCAGGAACACATCTAACTCCGTGTATACAG GATGTTAAATGGCAGGTTGGTTCAGAATACACTCCAGCGGATGCTCTGGCGCAGGGCTTAAAGTCATTGGCTCTCAATGAGACTAGGGTCCTCTCAAGAACTATCGTTGACTACTTCAGATCCCTTTAG